A window of the Podospora bellae-mahoneyi strain CBS 112042 chromosome 6, whole genome shotgun sequence genome harbors these coding sequences:
- a CDS encoding hypothetical protein (EggNog:ENOG503PDZ9; COG:S) — MEPRGRSPVLSSRVAQKGGSMNICIPLRPRHHDRKTAAADIDLKAQGQDPVDRYSRPAADALSLSGSTPPQSPTMASFGVGGGPKVIISDMMTKPHSRPQLKSMDSRSSLKKTKDQDTAEYQPADKDFRKTHRVVGSIDSILTSTTCVNTASSCSRAESRLSREIRIEVEDADDGEAPILAYHPNLANMFYSESRNHLGVPSRPSSSMTCKKLEEEGELDEDRLIDEISSWVLRNTCGKDVDDCAAPLMIWDCTYRYVQELSSVAQDGTMGIVQATSGQGTPTSQGGGTPGEGGYDQQSSGGYFSKGKRKAEGGGSDDGSGLGGRDHMGGGDDDGDTTMAAQGYTSKNTTNFSCPYRKRNPLRFNVRDHYVCATHSFSDMSQLKKHIRAHHPPVQRNAGPFLCPRCCKGFPSKNDLDSHLRQPEPCRLSVDHGGANPEDGITQKIISSLEARSLKAKIDNWKSLWKLLFPHDREIPEPAFIPVMEAFDFISESEKYKDQLKELLELQYRHVLDGATHIGDIDMKIHQGLKRSIKSIYNWIETVVQDWEKKISGAVSFFNVNPVENTVVDVSDTASWAPSGQRLTPSPASTPTMLSGSTGMVSTMAGTTLVGTESPGRGAPSAAARRRPNPVKRIKRAEVLPKTQPTTQIPVPIQRARTPQGQARAINTSFRPPSVLPSQSALMPASTSGQMEQPIVAFQHPNWDSPPVSMPANYAIPYTTAGDMFQSPDLITAPAHYSPVPIGPSHLEVQNYLANQEHQGAVHVPTGEGLQQHDMVPRPQSTTTIRASRLITPRSSVASTWMRDENRDSAQTLVEDHPPGRCNNMYCPSCSKPLPDDMGVTMHVQSPIGMHHGVVGPGHPHQQQHRHQLHQQQQPHEMYGQGGHTTMPGFTPTTGPMEMHGLPGNEEVEWGFHGGANPTMFGGHGGPQEGY; from the exons ATGGAACCCCGCGGCAGGTCCCCCGTGCTGTCGTCGCGTGTAGCACAGAAGGGAGGCAGCATGAATATATGCATCCCCCTTCGACCACGGCACCATGACCGGAAGACTGCAGCCGCCGACATTGACCTCAAGGCACAGGGTCAAGACCCTGTAGACCGTTACTCCAGGCCTGCCGCAGATGCTTTGTCTCTGTCTGGGTCAACACCGCCCCAGAGCCCAACCATGGCCAGCTttggcgttggtggaggtCCTAAGGTTATCATATCAGATATGATGACCAAGCCTCATAGCCGCCCTCAGCTCAAGTCCATGGACTCCCGCAGCAGCCTCAAGAAAACCAAGGACCAAGACACTGCTGAGTACCAGCCTGCAGACAAGGACTTCCGCAAGACTCATCGGGTCGTTGGGTCCATCGactccatcctcacctccacaaccTGTGTCAACACTGCCTCTTCCTGCAGCCGCGCAGAATCACGCCTTTCCCGGGAGATCCGCATCGAGGTGGAAGATGCTGACGATGGAGAGGCCCCGATACTTGCCTACCACCCCAACCTTGCCAACATGTTTTACTCGGAAAGCAGAAATCATTTGGGTGTGCCATCCCGACCTAGTTCCAGCATGACTtgcaagaagctggaggaggaaggtgagcTGGACGAGGACAGGCTCATTGATGAAATCTCGTCCTGGGTCCTGCGCAACACTTGTGGCAAGGATGTCGATGACTGCGCAGCTCCTTTGATGATATGGGATTGCACATACCGCTATGTTCAGGAGCTTTCCAGCGTGGCCCAGGATGGAACCATGGGCATCGTGCAGGCAACGTCTGGACAGGGGACACCAACGTCACAGGGTGGAGGTACGccgggagaaggaggctatGATCAACAGTCCTCCGGTGGTTATTTCAGCAAGGGGAAGAGAAAGGCTGAAGGGGGAGGCAGCGATGATGGAAGCGGGCTGGGAGGCCGGGACCacatgggaggaggggatgatgatggggatacCACCATGGCCGCCCAGGGGTACACCAGCAAAAACACAACAAACTTCAGCTGTCCTTACAGAAAGAGAAACCCTCTTCGATTCAACGTGCGAGACCATTATGTCTGCGCTACACACTCATTTTCCGACATGTCACAACTCAAAAAGCACATTCGtgctcaccacccacccgtTCAGCGAAACGCGGGTCCATTCCTTTGCCCTCGGTGCTGCAAGGGCTTTCCTTCGAAAAACGACCTTGACTCTCATTTGCGGCAACCAGAGCCGTGCCGCCTCTCGGTTGATCACGGCGGAGCTAACCCGGAAGATGGTATTACCCAGAAAATTATTTCGTCGCTCGAGGCCAGAAGtctcaaggccaagatcgaCAACTGGAAATCATTGTGGAAGCTCTTGTTTCCACATGACAGGGAGATTCCGGAGCCAG CGTTCATTCCCGTGATGGAGGCTTTTGACTTCATCTCCGAGTCTGAGAAGTACAAGGACCAGCTGAAAGAATTGCTTGAACTGCAGTATCGACATGTTCTTGATGGGGCAACACACATTGGAGATATCGACATGAAGATTCACCAAGGCCTGAAAAGAAGCATCAAGTCCATCTACAACTGGATTGAAACCGTGGTCCAGGATTGGGAGAAAAAAATTTCAGGCGCGGTATCTTTCTTCAATGTGAATCCGGTGGAGAATACAGTTGTGGATGTTTCCGACACGGCCAGCTGGGCCCCAAGCGGACAACGACTGACACCCTCTCCTGCTTCCACTCCAACTATGCTATCAGGAAGCACAGGTATGGTCAGCACAATGGCCGGAACGACACTGGTCGGAACAGAAAGCCCTGGACGCGGCGCTCCTTCGGCTGCAGCAAGAAGACGTCCCAACCCCGTGAAGAGGATCAAGAGAGCCGAAGTTCTGCCCAAGACGCAGCCAACCACGCAGATCCCAGTGCCCATCCAGCGAGCACGAACTCCCCAGGGACAAGCCAGGGCGATCAACACCTCATTCCGGCCACCGTCGGTTCTGCCAAGTCAGTCTGCGCTCAtgccagcatcaacaagTGGACAGATGGAGCAGCCAATTGTAGCCTTTCAGCATCCCAACTGGGACTCGCCTCCTGTCTCCATGCCCGCCAACTATGCCATTCCTTACACCACTGCCGGAGACATGTTCCAGTCTCCAGATCTCATAACAGCACCAGCCCACTACTCACCTGTTCCGATAGGACCAAGCCACCTCGAGGTTCAAAATTACCTTGCAAACCAAGAGCACCAAGGCGCAGTTCACGTCCCCACAGGCGAGGGGCTCCAGCAGCACGACATGGTTCCCCGACCACAATCCACAACAACGATCCGAGCAAGCCGTCTCATAACACCCAGGTCTTCCGTTGCCTCGACTTGGATGCGTGACGAAAATCGCGACTCGGCTCAGACTCTCGTCGAAGATCACCCCCCAGGACGCTGTAACAACATGTACTGTCCTTCCTGTAGCAAGCCCTTGCCGGATGACATGGGGGTTACCATGCATGTCCAGTCGCCGATAGGCATGCACCACGGTGTTGTCGGACCcggccatcctcaccaacagcagcacagacatcagcttcatcaacagcagcagccacatgAGATGTACGGTCAAGGTGGCCATACCACAATGCCTGGCTTTACCCCGACTACGGGGCCAATGGAGATGCATGGTCTTCCCGGAAATGAGGAGGTAGAATGGGGATTTCACGGAGGGGCGAACCCGACCATGTTTGGCGGACATGGAGGCCCGCAGGAGGGATACTAA